The following proteins come from a genomic window of Alnus glutinosa chromosome 10, dhAlnGlut1.1, whole genome shotgun sequence:
- the LOC133880135 gene encoding uncharacterized protein LOC133880135, which produces MDVLGANHVSSKRQAKRISKKPIKVVYISTPMKVKTSASKFRDLVQELTGQDSDTTRYAEVNGADHEDACHHHQRSTDQQFRTMVDEASGFPLSNSYFKLLQPYSESSFNPSQNMLRGFDSM; this is translated from the coding sequence ATGGATGTGCTTGGTGCTAACCACGTGAGCAGCAAAAGGCAGGCAAAAAGGATCAGCAAGAAGCCTATCAAGGTGGTTTACATATCCACCCCCATGAAGGTGAAGACGAGCGCCTCCAAGTTCCGGGATCTCGTGCAGGAGCTCACCGGCCAGGACTCCGACACGACGCGGTATGCGGAGGTTAATGGTGCTGATCATGAAGACGCTTGTCATCATCATCAACGCTCTACTGATCAACAGTTCAGGACTATGGTTGATGAGGCATCTGGGTTCCCTTTGTCAAATTCTTACTTCAAGTTGCTGCAGCCATATTCTGAGTCTTCGTTCAATCCATCACAGAACATGCTTAGAGGCTTCGATTCAATGTAA